From Deltaproteobacteria bacterium, a single genomic window includes:
- a CDS encoding class I SAM-dependent methyltransferase, whose product MEVIILREQAKAASFNGKPARAEQLGQLADFLLGQCISTTYDYEAAIRFLTGQGLAEPMIREWSMPKPSLQACTDALKEHLQTDKPLVALQVGNCFGASLAWFSNLIVSAHPDSLMVSVDPNYSMGGVADNPQRIVMRLLSHFGLQKNNLMVTKYSLDKNQPHWQPSCEDLMPNLARLGVSKADFILLDGWHERNYTLREIRACIPLLREGGLILVDDVENLGEVREAISLHEMA is encoded by the coding sequence TTGGAAGTTATTATTCTTCGTGAACAGGCTAAGGCAGCCAGCTTTAATGGAAAACCAGCTAGAGCTGAGCAGCTCGGGCAACTGGCAGATTTTTTACTAGGCCAGTGCATTTCCACTACCTACGATTATGAGGCGGCAATACGATTTTTAACGGGGCAGGGTTTGGCTGAACCGATGATTCGCGAGTGGTCCATGCCTAAGCCTTCACTGCAGGCCTGCACCGATGCTTTAAAAGAACATCTCCAAACTGACAAGCCATTGGTTGCGCTCCAGGTTGGCAATTGCTTTGGCGCCTCTTTGGCATGGTTTTCCAATTTAATTGTGTCGGCCCACCCAGACTCATTGATGGTTTCCGTGGACCCCAATTATTCGATGGGCGGCGTGGCCGATAATCCTCAGCGGATTGTCATGCGACTTTTGTCTCATTTTGGTCTGCAGAAAAATAACTTGATGGTCACAAAATATAGCCTGGACAAGAATCAGCCACATTGGCAGCCAAGTTGTGAAGACTTGATGCCGAACCTAGCGCGCTTGGGCGTTTCGAAAGCAGACTTTATTTTACTCGACGGTTGGCATGAGCGGAATTACACGCTTCGTGAAATTCGAGCTTGTATCCCGCTCTTACGAGAGGGTGGTTTAATTTTAGTGGACGATGTGGAAAATCTTGGTGAGGTTCGTGAGGCTATTAGTCTCCACGAGATGGCATGA
- a CDS encoding PaaI family thioesterase, protein MPKVTKEEVKAICDAELPLVSILGAEIESIGQGEASVSLAAQQKLLRPGGTISGPAMMAIADYAFYIALLSKIGLEPMAVTSNLTINFLRKPAAKELVAKAKVVKLGRRLAFGDVFIFSEGQEDAVAHATCTYALPE, encoded by the coding sequence ATGCCTAAAGTTACCAAAGAAGAAGTCAAGGCCATCTGCGATGCCGAGTTGCCGCTTGTTTCTATTCTTGGTGCAGAGATTGAAAGCATCGGGCAAGGAGAGGCAAGTGTGTCGCTTGCGGCGCAGCAAAAGCTTTTACGTCCGGGCGGTACCATCAGTGGCCCGGCCATGATGGCCATCGCGGATTACGCGTTTTACATTGCGCTTCTTAGTAAGATTGGTTTGGAGCCCATGGCGGTGACTTCTAATTTGACAATTAACTTTTTGAGAAAGCCTGCAGCGAAAGAGCTGGTTGCAAAAGCAAAGGTTGTAAAGCTTGGGCGCCGGTTGGCTTTTGGTGATGTTTTTATTTTCTCAGAAGGGCAAGAGGATGCGGTGGCTCATGCAACCTGCACCTATGCTTTGCCTGAATAA